One genomic window of Manihot esculenta cultivar AM560-2 chromosome 16, M.esculenta_v8, whole genome shotgun sequence includes the following:
- the LOC110603807 gene encoding NADP-dependent glyceraldehyde-3-phosphate dehydrogenase: MAGSGVFSDIVDGDDVYKLYADAEWKKSSSGKSVPIINPTTRKTQFKVQACTQEEVNKIIETAKTAQKSWAKTPLWKRAELLHKAAAILKEHKAPIAECLVKEIAKPAKDAVTEVVRSGDLVSYCAEEGVRILGEGKFLVSDSFPGNERTKYCLTSKIPLGVVLAIPPFNYPVNLAVSKIAPALIAGNSLVLKPPTQGAVAAIHMIHCFHLAGFPKGLISCVTGKGSEIGDFLTMHPGVNCISFTGGDTGIAISKKAGMIPLQMELGGKDACIILEDADLDLAAANIVKGGFSYSGQRCTAVKVVLVMESVADILVEKVKSKVSKLTVGPPEDDCDITPVVTESSANFIEGLIMDAKQKGATFCQEYRREGNLIWPLLLDNVRPDMRIAWEEPFGPVLPVIRINSVEEGIHHCNASNFGLQGCVFTRDINKAMLISDAMETGTVQINSAPARGPDHFPFQGIKDSGIGSQGITNSINMMTKVKTTVINLPTPSYTMG, encoded by the exons atggctggaagTGGAGTTTTTAGTGACATAGTTGATGGAGATGATGTCTATAAATTGTACGCAGATGCCGAGTGGAAGAAGTCTTCTTCTGGAAAATCAGTTCCCATCATCAATCCCACCACCAGAAAGACCCAGTTTAAGGTCCAAG CTTGTACTCAAGAAGAGGTGAATAAGATCATAGAAACAGCAAAAACAGCTCAGAAATCATGGGCAAAGACTCCACTGTGGAAAAGGGCAGAATTGCTTCACAAAGCAGCAGCAATCTTGAAAGAGCACAAAGCCCCCATTGCAGAGTGCCTAGTCAAAGAGATTGCAAAACCAGCTAAAGATGCAGTGACTGAA GTGGTGAGATCTGGGGATTTGGTGTCGTATTGTGCTGAAGAAGGGGTTAGGATTCTTGGAGAAGGGAAGTTTCTGGTGTCTGATAGTTTTCCTGGAAATGAAAGAACCAAGTACTGCCTAACTTCAAAG ATTCCACTAGGGGTGGTTCTAGCAATCCCCCCCTTCAACTATCCCGTGAATCTTGCCGTGTCAAAAATTGCTCCTGCATTAATTGCTGGAAACTCCTTGGTCCTTAAGCCACCAACCCAG GGTGCTGTAGCTGCAATTCACATGATCCATTGCTTTCACTTGGCTGGTTTTCCCAAGGGCCTCATTAGTTGTGTTACTGGAAAGGGTTCAGAGATTGGTGACTTCCTCACAATGCATCCTGGGGTCAACTGCATAAG CTTCACAGGTGGAGACACTGGAATAGCAATCTCAAAGAAGGCAGGCATGATCCCTCTTCAGATGGAATTGGGTGGTAAAGATGCTTGTATCATTTTAGAAGATGCTGATTTGGATTTAGCTGCAGCAAATATCGTCAAAGGAGGCTTCTCATACAG TGGTCAAAGGTGCACAGCCGTCAAGGTTGTTCTAGTTATGGAATCCGTTGCTGATATCCTTGTCGAGAAAGTTAAATCCAAAGTCTCGAAACTGACAGTTGGACCACCTGAGGACGACTGCGACATTACTCCAGTTGTTACAGAGTCGTCAGCAAATTTTATTGAAGGGTTAATAATGGATGCCAAGCAAAAAGGAGCAACTTTCTGTCAAGAGTACAGGAGAGAGGGCAATCTAATATGGCCATTATTGTTAGATAATGTTCGACCTGATATGAGAATAGCATGGGAAGAGCCCTTTGGTCCAGTTTTACCGGTTATAAGAATAAACTCTGTCGAAGAGGGAATCCACCATTGTAATGCTAGCAATTTTGGTCTTCAG GGATGTGTCTTTACAAGAGATATAAACAAAGCAATGTTGATCAGTGATGCTATGGAGACAGGAACAGTTCAGATCAATTCAGCGCCAGCTCGTGGACCCGATCATTTTCCATTCCAG GGTATCAAAGACAGCGGAATCGGCTCTCAGGGGATAACTAATAGCATCAACATGATGACAAAGGTCAAGACTACTGTGATCAACTTACCCACCCCTTCTTACACTATGGGTTGA
- the LOC110603112 gene encoding titin homolog isoform X2, protein MASSDKELEQQLMEAGIKLVNPPSSVDELLPLLDQVENCLSKVEQSPSKSMQIALAPSLNSLVARQLFRHSDVDVKVAVASCISEITRITAPDAPYEDYQMKDVFQLIVSSFQNLDDMSSQSYVKRTSILETVAKVRSCVVMLDLECDALIIEMFQHFLNAIRDDHPENVFSSMETIMILVLEESEEISPELLSPLLASVKRGNEEVLPVARKLGEKVLESCANKVKPYLQHAVKSLDISLDDYSEIVASICQSGTVEQNDAHAADENKADKDMAAEGGSPKQADPVNDKTPKSIVSNGVAQTGEEDTLVDSCCLKKQDDGNHADQSKSIDMSSNAKTDILDTEKAVTEQSKPAHPTKKRGRKLSSSTKLTEPSESTRIDAEKGAEKLLDDEAHSKDVPVSPRKEPFAEAAVSSENKKEAGSSRPSFPKAVEGKCMTAASPSGSGSLLDESLSKKAARSKKKEILIKESEPSVDDVPKKVLEGEGASDLEAKPKKRSARKVHARVSCEEKTPIATDASNRGSGTTSESETKQLKQSSKKVDSSSKNGDESSLNHSQDKKHRNRGKSTSEKNVTKSSTKDDDMEKFSSPKLVTKLAKDEHQMEETPKVNSKRKCASGSEKASGTREYDASLVNLRVKVWWPRDHAFYEGVIRSYDPVKKKHEVAYDDGDTEILNLKRQKWEIIRDESAPDEGEASDPKSPDIPSEMRSKKKMKPNTDQSAKQEKVDASPLRDGGGSSSKSKSAATKTVRKSKKVSKMDGKSMDDSETVKKAEDEIAGKSKDNTNKSGTKSTDVTLKTASKSKNDDIAPSKTGKSKEEETTPITSKSKQETVKTGKSKQDAKDKSPRSGGKSSANGIGKLKSGSSKVKAIEGKEKPTDSGKPQESMKGKSLSSSKGQEIGGRSGKKRRRV, encoded by the exons ATGGCGTCGTCGGATAAAGAGCTCGAACAACAGCTTATGGAAGCTGGGATTAAGCTTGTTAATCCCCCTTCTTCGGTTGATGAACTTCTACCTCTTCTAGAC CAAGTCGAGAATTGTTTATCAAAAGTGGAACAGTCCCCTTCAAAGTCAATGCAAATTGCACTGGCCCCATCTCTGAATTCATTGGTTGCGCGGCAACTTTTTAGGCATTCAGATGTTGATGTGAAAGTAGCAGTTGCCTCTTGCATTAGTGAAATAACCAGAATAACTGCTCCAGATGCTCCTTATGAGGATTATCAGATGAAG GATGTCTTTCAGTTAATTGTATCATCATTTCAAAATCTGGATGACATGTCTAGTCAATCATATGTTAAAAGGACTTCGATTCTTGAAACTGTTGCAAAAGTTCGGTCATGTGTGGTGATGTTGGATTTGGAGTGTGACGCTCTGATAATTGAAATGTTCCAGCATTTCCTTAATGCTATAAG ggatgATCACCCAGAGAATGTTTTTTCATCCATGGAGACCATTATGATCCTTGTCTTAGAAGAAAGTGAAGAAATCTCTCCAGAacttctttctcctcttctagCCAGTGTGAAAAGGGGCAATGAG GAAGTTCTACCTGTTGCTCGTAAATTAGGAGAAAAAGTACTTGAAAGTTGTGCTAACAAAGTTAAGCCTTACTTGCAACATGCTGTTAAATCTTTGGATATTTCTTTAGATGATTACAGTGAAATAGTTGCCTCTATATGCCAATCCGGCACTGTTGAACAAAATGATGCTCATGCTGCTGATGAAAATAAA GCTGATAAAGATATGGCAGCTGAAGGAGGTTCTCCTAAACAAGCTGATCCTGTAAATGACAAAACTCCTAAATCAATTGTGAGTAATGGTGTTGCCCAGACTGGTGAAGAAGACACTCTGGTAGATTCATGTTGCTTAAAGAAGCAAGATGATGGTAATCATGCTGATCAGTCAAAAAGTATTGACATGTCAAGCAATGCTAAGACTGATATTTTGGATACTGAGAAGGCAGTTACAGAGCAAAGCAAGCCGGCACACCCAACAAAAAAGAGAGGGAGGAAACTCAGTTCATCAACAAAGTTGACAGAACCATCTGAAAGTACTCGTATTGATGCTGAGAAAGGAGCAGAGAAACTACTGGATGATGAAGCTCACAGCAaagatgttccagtttcacctcGCAAGGAGCCATTTGCTGAGGCAGCTGTGTCTtctgaaaataaaaaagaggcTGGTAGTAGTCGGCCTTCCTTCCCCAAGGCAGTAGAGGGCAAGTGCATGACTGCTGCTTCTCCATCTGGAAGTGGGAGTCTTCTCGATGAAAGTCTTTCCAAGAAGGCTGCACGATCAAAGAAGAAAGAGATCTTGATCAAAGAGTCTGAACCATCTGTTGATGATGTTCCCAAAAAGGTCCTTGAAGGAGAAGGAGCTAGTGATTTAGAAGCAAAACCAAAAAAGCGATCAGCAAGAAAGGTCCATGCTAGGGTTTCCTGTGAGGAAAAGACACCAATCGCGACAGATGCATCCAATAGGGGAAGCGGCACTACAAGTGAATCAGAGACAAAACAACTGAAGCAGTCTTCGAAGAAGGTGGACTCAAGCAGCAAAAATGGTGATGAATCCTCTTTAAACCATTCTCAGGATAAGAAACATCGCAATCGTGGAAAATCTACTTCAGAAAAGAATGTGACCAAAAGTTCAACTAAAGATGATGACATG gaAAAGTTCTCTTCACCGAAGTTGGTTACAAAATTAGCAAAAGATGAGCATCAAATGGAGGAGACACCCAAGGTCAACAGCAAGAGAAAGTGTGCCTCAGGCAGTGAAAAG GCATCTGGCACTAGAGAATATGATGCCAGTCTGGTTAACTTGAGGGTTAAAGTTTGGTGGCCAAGAGATCACGC ATTTTATGAAGGTGTAATACGTTCTTATGATCCTGTTAAAAAGAAACATGAG GTTGCCTATGATGATGGGGATACAGAAATATTAAATCTTAAGAGGCAGAAGTGGGAAATTATTAGGGATGAATCTGCACCAGATGAG GGAGAAGCATCTGATCCCAAGAGTCCAGATATTCCATCTGAAAT GCGCtcaaagaagaaaatgaaaccAAATACTGATCAGTCTGCAAAGCAAGAAAAGGTGGATGCTTCTCCATTGAG GGATGGAGGAGGTTCCTCCAGCAAATCCAAGAGTGCAGCAACAAAAACTGTACGAAAATCGAAGAAAGTGAGTAAAATGGATGGCAAATCTATGGATGATTCAGAAACAGTTAAAAAGGCTGAGGATGAAATTGCTGGCAAAAGTAAGGATAATACCAATAAGAGTGGAACTAAATCTACTGATGTTACTTTAAAAACAGCCAGCAAATCAAAAAATGATGACATCGCACCATCAAAGACTGGCAAGTCCAAGGAGGAAGAGACGACACCCATAACCTCCAAGTCCAAGCAAGAAACAGTGAAAACTGGCAAATCCAAGCAAGACGCCAAGGACAAATCTCCAAGGAGTGGCGGCAAATCTAGTGCTAATGGTATTGGAAAGTTGAAATCTGGTTCGTCGAAGGTGAAAGCAATTGAGGGTAAGGAGAAACCAACAGATTCTGGAAAACCACAAGAAAGCATGAAAGGGAAATCTCTAAGCTCATCCAAAGGACAGGAAATTGGGGGAAGGAGTGgaaagaagaggagaagagtCTAA
- the LOC110603112 gene encoding titin homolog isoform X1 — MASSDKELEQQLMEAGIKLVNPPSSVDELLPLLDQVENCLSKVEQSPSKSMQIALAPSLNSLVARQLFRHSDVDVKVAVASCISEITRITAPDAPYEDYQMKDVFQLIVSSFQNLDDMSSQSYVKRTSILETVAKVRSCVVMLDLECDALIIEMFQHFLNAIRDDHPENVFSSMETIMILVLEESEEISPELLSPLLASVKRGNEEVLPVARKLGEKVLESCANKVKPYLQHAVKSLDISLDDYSEIVASICQSGTVEQNDAHAADENKVEESNPAGESLDEADKDMAAEGGSPKQADPVNDKTPKSIVSNGVAQTGEEDTLVDSCCLKKQDDGNHADQSKSIDMSSNAKTDILDTEKAVTEQSKPAHPTKKRGRKLSSSTKLTEPSESTRIDAEKGAEKLLDDEAHSKDVPVSPRKEPFAEAAVSSENKKEAGSSRPSFPKAVEGKCMTAASPSGSGSLLDESLSKKAARSKKKEILIKESEPSVDDVPKKVLEGEGASDLEAKPKKRSARKVHARVSCEEKTPIATDASNRGSGTTSESETKQLKQSSKKVDSSSKNGDESSLNHSQDKKHRNRGKSTSEKNVTKSSTKDDDMEKFSSPKLVTKLAKDEHQMEETPKVNSKRKCASGSEKASGTREYDASLVNLRVKVWWPRDHAFYEGVIRSYDPVKKKHEVAYDDGDTEILNLKRQKWEIIRDESAPDEGEASDPKSPDIPSEMRSKKKMKPNTDQSAKQEKVDASPLRDGGGSSSKSKSAATKTVRKSKKVSKMDGKSMDDSETVKKAEDEIAGKSKDNTNKSGTKSTDVTLKTASKSKNDDIAPSKTGKSKEEETTPITSKSKQETVKTGKSKQDAKDKSPRSGGKSSANGIGKLKSGSSKVKAIEGKEKPTDSGKPQESMKGKSLSSSKGQEIGGRSGKKRRRV; from the exons ATGGCGTCGTCGGATAAAGAGCTCGAACAACAGCTTATGGAAGCTGGGATTAAGCTTGTTAATCCCCCTTCTTCGGTTGATGAACTTCTACCTCTTCTAGAC CAAGTCGAGAATTGTTTATCAAAAGTGGAACAGTCCCCTTCAAAGTCAATGCAAATTGCACTGGCCCCATCTCTGAATTCATTGGTTGCGCGGCAACTTTTTAGGCATTCAGATGTTGATGTGAAAGTAGCAGTTGCCTCTTGCATTAGTGAAATAACCAGAATAACTGCTCCAGATGCTCCTTATGAGGATTATCAGATGAAG GATGTCTTTCAGTTAATTGTATCATCATTTCAAAATCTGGATGACATGTCTAGTCAATCATATGTTAAAAGGACTTCGATTCTTGAAACTGTTGCAAAAGTTCGGTCATGTGTGGTGATGTTGGATTTGGAGTGTGACGCTCTGATAATTGAAATGTTCCAGCATTTCCTTAATGCTATAAG ggatgATCACCCAGAGAATGTTTTTTCATCCATGGAGACCATTATGATCCTTGTCTTAGAAGAAAGTGAAGAAATCTCTCCAGAacttctttctcctcttctagCCAGTGTGAAAAGGGGCAATGAG GAAGTTCTACCTGTTGCTCGTAAATTAGGAGAAAAAGTACTTGAAAGTTGTGCTAACAAAGTTAAGCCTTACTTGCAACATGCTGTTAAATCTTTGGATATTTCTTTAGATGATTACAGTGAAATAGTTGCCTCTATATGCCAATCCGGCACTGTTGAACAAAATGATGCTCATGCTGCTGATGAAAATAAA GTTGAAGAAAGCAATCCAGCTGGAGAATCATTGGATGAG GCTGATAAAGATATGGCAGCTGAAGGAGGTTCTCCTAAACAAGCTGATCCTGTAAATGACAAAACTCCTAAATCAATTGTGAGTAATGGTGTTGCCCAGACTGGTGAAGAAGACACTCTGGTAGATTCATGTTGCTTAAAGAAGCAAGATGATGGTAATCATGCTGATCAGTCAAAAAGTATTGACATGTCAAGCAATGCTAAGACTGATATTTTGGATACTGAGAAGGCAGTTACAGAGCAAAGCAAGCCGGCACACCCAACAAAAAAGAGAGGGAGGAAACTCAGTTCATCAACAAAGTTGACAGAACCATCTGAAAGTACTCGTATTGATGCTGAGAAAGGAGCAGAGAAACTACTGGATGATGAAGCTCACAGCAaagatgttccagtttcacctcGCAAGGAGCCATTTGCTGAGGCAGCTGTGTCTtctgaaaataaaaaagaggcTGGTAGTAGTCGGCCTTCCTTCCCCAAGGCAGTAGAGGGCAAGTGCATGACTGCTGCTTCTCCATCTGGAAGTGGGAGTCTTCTCGATGAAAGTCTTTCCAAGAAGGCTGCACGATCAAAGAAGAAAGAGATCTTGATCAAAGAGTCTGAACCATCTGTTGATGATGTTCCCAAAAAGGTCCTTGAAGGAGAAGGAGCTAGTGATTTAGAAGCAAAACCAAAAAAGCGATCAGCAAGAAAGGTCCATGCTAGGGTTTCCTGTGAGGAAAAGACACCAATCGCGACAGATGCATCCAATAGGGGAAGCGGCACTACAAGTGAATCAGAGACAAAACAACTGAAGCAGTCTTCGAAGAAGGTGGACTCAAGCAGCAAAAATGGTGATGAATCCTCTTTAAACCATTCTCAGGATAAGAAACATCGCAATCGTGGAAAATCTACTTCAGAAAAGAATGTGACCAAAAGTTCAACTAAAGATGATGACATG gaAAAGTTCTCTTCACCGAAGTTGGTTACAAAATTAGCAAAAGATGAGCATCAAATGGAGGAGACACCCAAGGTCAACAGCAAGAGAAAGTGTGCCTCAGGCAGTGAAAAG GCATCTGGCACTAGAGAATATGATGCCAGTCTGGTTAACTTGAGGGTTAAAGTTTGGTGGCCAAGAGATCACGC ATTTTATGAAGGTGTAATACGTTCTTATGATCCTGTTAAAAAGAAACATGAG GTTGCCTATGATGATGGGGATACAGAAATATTAAATCTTAAGAGGCAGAAGTGGGAAATTATTAGGGATGAATCTGCACCAGATGAG GGAGAAGCATCTGATCCCAAGAGTCCAGATATTCCATCTGAAAT GCGCtcaaagaagaaaatgaaaccAAATACTGATCAGTCTGCAAAGCAAGAAAAGGTGGATGCTTCTCCATTGAG GGATGGAGGAGGTTCCTCCAGCAAATCCAAGAGTGCAGCAACAAAAACTGTACGAAAATCGAAGAAAGTGAGTAAAATGGATGGCAAATCTATGGATGATTCAGAAACAGTTAAAAAGGCTGAGGATGAAATTGCTGGCAAAAGTAAGGATAATACCAATAAGAGTGGAACTAAATCTACTGATGTTACTTTAAAAACAGCCAGCAAATCAAAAAATGATGACATCGCACCATCAAAGACTGGCAAGTCCAAGGAGGAAGAGACGACACCCATAACCTCCAAGTCCAAGCAAGAAACAGTGAAAACTGGCAAATCCAAGCAAGACGCCAAGGACAAATCTCCAAGGAGTGGCGGCAAATCTAGTGCTAATGGTATTGGAAAGTTGAAATCTGGTTCGTCGAAGGTGAAAGCAATTGAGGGTAAGGAGAAACCAACAGATTCTGGAAAACCACAAGAAAGCATGAAAGGGAAATCTCTAAGCTCATCCAAAGGACAGGAAATTGGGGGAAGGAGTGgaaagaagaggagaagagtCTAA
- the LOC110603112 gene encoding titin homolog isoform X3, with translation MASSDKELEQQLMEAGIKLVNPPSSVDELLPLLDQVENCLSKVEQSPSKSMQIALAPSLNSLVARQLFRHSDVDVKVAVASCISEITRITAPDAPYEDYQMKDVFQLIVSSFQNLDDMSSQSYVKRTSILETVAKVRSCVVMLDLECDALIIEMFQHFLNAIRDDHPENVFSSMETIMILVLEESEEISPELLSPLLASVKRGNEVEESNPAGESLDEADKDMAAEGGSPKQADPVNDKTPKSIVSNGVAQTGEEDTLVDSCCLKKQDDGNHADQSKSIDMSSNAKTDILDTEKAVTEQSKPAHPTKKRGRKLSSSTKLTEPSESTRIDAEKGAEKLLDDEAHSKDVPVSPRKEPFAEAAVSSENKKEAGSSRPSFPKAVEGKCMTAASPSGSGSLLDESLSKKAARSKKKEILIKESEPSVDDVPKKVLEGEGASDLEAKPKKRSARKVHARVSCEEKTPIATDASNRGSGTTSESETKQLKQSSKKVDSSSKNGDESSLNHSQDKKHRNRGKSTSEKNVTKSSTKDDDMEKFSSPKLVTKLAKDEHQMEETPKVNSKRKCASGSEKASGTREYDASLVNLRVKVWWPRDHAFYEGVIRSYDPVKKKHEVAYDDGDTEILNLKRQKWEIIRDESAPDEGEASDPKSPDIPSEMRSKKKMKPNTDQSAKQEKVDASPLRDGGGSSSKSKSAATKTVRKSKKVSKMDGKSMDDSETVKKAEDEIAGKSKDNTNKSGTKSTDVTLKTASKSKNDDIAPSKTGKSKEEETTPITSKSKQETVKTGKSKQDAKDKSPRSGGKSSANGIGKLKSGSSKVKAIEGKEKPTDSGKPQESMKGKSLSSSKGQEIGGRSGKKRRRV, from the exons ATGGCGTCGTCGGATAAAGAGCTCGAACAACAGCTTATGGAAGCTGGGATTAAGCTTGTTAATCCCCCTTCTTCGGTTGATGAACTTCTACCTCTTCTAGAC CAAGTCGAGAATTGTTTATCAAAAGTGGAACAGTCCCCTTCAAAGTCAATGCAAATTGCACTGGCCCCATCTCTGAATTCATTGGTTGCGCGGCAACTTTTTAGGCATTCAGATGTTGATGTGAAAGTAGCAGTTGCCTCTTGCATTAGTGAAATAACCAGAATAACTGCTCCAGATGCTCCTTATGAGGATTATCAGATGAAG GATGTCTTTCAGTTAATTGTATCATCATTTCAAAATCTGGATGACATGTCTAGTCAATCATATGTTAAAAGGACTTCGATTCTTGAAACTGTTGCAAAAGTTCGGTCATGTGTGGTGATGTTGGATTTGGAGTGTGACGCTCTGATAATTGAAATGTTCCAGCATTTCCTTAATGCTATAAG ggatgATCACCCAGAGAATGTTTTTTCATCCATGGAGACCATTATGATCCTTGTCTTAGAAGAAAGTGAAGAAATCTCTCCAGAacttctttctcctcttctagCCAGTGTGAAAAGGGGCAATGAG GTTGAAGAAAGCAATCCAGCTGGAGAATCATTGGATGAG GCTGATAAAGATATGGCAGCTGAAGGAGGTTCTCCTAAACAAGCTGATCCTGTAAATGACAAAACTCCTAAATCAATTGTGAGTAATGGTGTTGCCCAGACTGGTGAAGAAGACACTCTGGTAGATTCATGTTGCTTAAAGAAGCAAGATGATGGTAATCATGCTGATCAGTCAAAAAGTATTGACATGTCAAGCAATGCTAAGACTGATATTTTGGATACTGAGAAGGCAGTTACAGAGCAAAGCAAGCCGGCACACCCAACAAAAAAGAGAGGGAGGAAACTCAGTTCATCAACAAAGTTGACAGAACCATCTGAAAGTACTCGTATTGATGCTGAGAAAGGAGCAGAGAAACTACTGGATGATGAAGCTCACAGCAaagatgttccagtttcacctcGCAAGGAGCCATTTGCTGAGGCAGCTGTGTCTtctgaaaataaaaaagaggcTGGTAGTAGTCGGCCTTCCTTCCCCAAGGCAGTAGAGGGCAAGTGCATGACTGCTGCTTCTCCATCTGGAAGTGGGAGTCTTCTCGATGAAAGTCTTTCCAAGAAGGCTGCACGATCAAAGAAGAAAGAGATCTTGATCAAAGAGTCTGAACCATCTGTTGATGATGTTCCCAAAAAGGTCCTTGAAGGAGAAGGAGCTAGTGATTTAGAAGCAAAACCAAAAAAGCGATCAGCAAGAAAGGTCCATGCTAGGGTTTCCTGTGAGGAAAAGACACCAATCGCGACAGATGCATCCAATAGGGGAAGCGGCACTACAAGTGAATCAGAGACAAAACAACTGAAGCAGTCTTCGAAGAAGGTGGACTCAAGCAGCAAAAATGGTGATGAATCCTCTTTAAACCATTCTCAGGATAAGAAACATCGCAATCGTGGAAAATCTACTTCAGAAAAGAATGTGACCAAAAGTTCAACTAAAGATGATGACATG gaAAAGTTCTCTTCACCGAAGTTGGTTACAAAATTAGCAAAAGATGAGCATCAAATGGAGGAGACACCCAAGGTCAACAGCAAGAGAAAGTGTGCCTCAGGCAGTGAAAAG GCATCTGGCACTAGAGAATATGATGCCAGTCTGGTTAACTTGAGGGTTAAAGTTTGGTGGCCAAGAGATCACGC ATTTTATGAAGGTGTAATACGTTCTTATGATCCTGTTAAAAAGAAACATGAG GTTGCCTATGATGATGGGGATACAGAAATATTAAATCTTAAGAGGCAGAAGTGGGAAATTATTAGGGATGAATCTGCACCAGATGAG GGAGAAGCATCTGATCCCAAGAGTCCAGATATTCCATCTGAAAT GCGCtcaaagaagaaaatgaaaccAAATACTGATCAGTCTGCAAAGCAAGAAAAGGTGGATGCTTCTCCATTGAG GGATGGAGGAGGTTCCTCCAGCAAATCCAAGAGTGCAGCAACAAAAACTGTACGAAAATCGAAGAAAGTGAGTAAAATGGATGGCAAATCTATGGATGATTCAGAAACAGTTAAAAAGGCTGAGGATGAAATTGCTGGCAAAAGTAAGGATAATACCAATAAGAGTGGAACTAAATCTACTGATGTTACTTTAAAAACAGCCAGCAAATCAAAAAATGATGACATCGCACCATCAAAGACTGGCAAGTCCAAGGAGGAAGAGACGACACCCATAACCTCCAAGTCCAAGCAAGAAACAGTGAAAACTGGCAAATCCAAGCAAGACGCCAAGGACAAATCTCCAAGGAGTGGCGGCAAATCTAGTGCTAATGGTATTGGAAAGTTGAAATCTGGTTCGTCGAAGGTGAAAGCAATTGAGGGTAAGGAGAAACCAACAGATTCTGGAAAACCACAAGAAAGCATGAAAGGGAAATCTCTAAGCTCATCCAAAGGACAGGAAATTGGGGGAAGGAGTGgaaagaagaggagaagagtCTAA